Within Runella rosea, the genomic segment CGTAAGCTACTTAAGAGTTGAAGGTTAGAAAACACGCTAGGCTCCCTAACCTTTAACTCTTATTGTTGTTTATTAAGCATAGGTATTCAACATCACGGGCATGACCAGCATCAGAATATCCTCATCATCTTCTTTCTCCAACGGCACCACAAGCCCTGCGCGATTAGGTGCCGACAACTCAAATGATAACGTACTTGTATCTAAGTTATTCAGCATTTCAATTAAGAACTTGGCGTTGAACCCAATCTCCATTTCATCTCCGTTGTATTCACACAACAGGCGCTCATTGGCTTCATTAGAATAATCTAAATCTTCGGCCGAAATAACAAGTTGGTTTGGTGGCGTCAGTTTCAATCGAATTTGGTGCGTAGTCCGGTTTGAGTAAATCGAAATACGACGCAACGAATTCAGGACCTCACCACGACTGATGGTCAACACGTTTGGATTATTGGTTGGAATCGCGTTTTCGTAATCAGGAAAGCGCTCATCAATCAACCGGCAAATCATCCGAATATTGGCAAAACTAAAAAAAGCGTTGGCTTGGCTAAATTCCGCTTTGACGGGTACACTTTCCGAAGGGAGCGAAGTTTTCAACAGGTTCAACGCTTTCCGTGGAATAATCATGGTGGTATCGACCAACGATTTTACATCATATCGACGATAGCGAATGAGCCGGTGGCCGTCGGTGGCTACAAACGTGGCGTAATCAGCGCCAAGTTGCAAAAATACCCCTGTCATAGCAGGACGCAGCTCATCGGTACTGGTCGCAAAGAGCGTATTGGCAATGGCATTTGAAAGGGCATGAGAGGATAACTCAACCGAAAATGCCCGATTGACCGAAGGTATCTTTGGAAAGTCGATAGGATTCTCTCCCGAAAGTTTATAGCGACCATTGTCAGAGATAATTTCAATGCCAAAGGTATCACCATCTATGTTGAGCGTAATCGGCTGCTCTGGCAAGCCACGCAGGGTATCTAAAAGCAGTTTGGCAGGAATCGCAATCGCTCCTTTATCAGATGACTCCACTGGTAATTCCGTTACCATCACCGTCTGCAAATCAGACGCTGTAACAGTAAGCAGGTTGTTATCTAGCTGAAAAAGAAAATTTTCGAGAATAGGAACAATCGGATTAGTGGAAACGACGCCGTTAATCGCTGCGAGTTGTTTAAGCAAAACCGACGACGATACAGTAAATTTCATAGCTAGGAAAATATTTATTTGTTAACAAATTTAGCAAAGATACGGCTAAAGTCAAACTATTTATGCCGGATTGTCCTATCTCTCAGGTAGAAATCTACCAAGACCAACGCGGCCATGGCTTCCACGATGGGCACTGCTCTTGGCAACACACACGGGTCGTGCCTTCCCTTGCCCTGTACCAAAATTTTCTCTCCTTCACGGTTGACACTTTCTTGCTCCTGCATGATGGTCGCTACGGGCTTAAAAGCCACGTTAAAGAAAATATCTTCGCCGTTCGAAATTCCGCCCTGAATCCCTCCTGAGTGATTGGTACGGGTACGTACTCTGCCGTCCTCGTCGGTGTAAAAAGCATCGTTGTGTTCAGAGCCCAGCAATTCTACGCCCGCAAACCCACTCCCGTATTCAAATCCTTTGACGGCATTGATGCTAAGCATTGCTTTCCCAAGCTCTGCATGAAGTTTATCAAATACTGGCTCGCCCCATCCTACTGGAACACCTTTAAGCACACAGCTTACAATACCACCGATGGAGTCGCCCTGCTTGCGAATAGCATCAATAAAATCAAACATCTCCTGTGCCATCACTGGGTCGGGACAACGAACGGCGTTTGAGTCGGTCAGTGATAAATCGAGTTCGTGATATTCTTTCTCCAATTTCAACTTTCCAACCTGCGAAACATACCCCTGCACCGTTACACCGAGGTCAGCAAGTACTAGTTTTGCCAAGGCTCCCGCAGCGACTCTGGCCGCCGTTTCGCGGGCTGAACTACGCCCTCCGCCCCGATAATCTCGAACCCCATACTTGGTTTGATAGGTAAAATCTGCATGCGACGGCCGATATTGGTCGGCAATGTGTGAATAATCCTTACTGCGCTGATCTTCGTTCCAAATCACCATTGAGATGGGTGTACCAGTTGTCTTTTCTTCAAAAACCCCTGATAAAACCTGCACCGTATCAGCCTCGCGGCGTTGGGTTGTGATACGCGATTGACCAGGTTTGCGACGATCTAATTCCTGCTGAATAAATGCCAAATCAAACGTTACGCCCGCAGGGCATCCTTCTACTACTACCCCAATGGCCGCGCCGTGTGATTCGCCGAAGGTGGCTATTTTAAATATTTTTCCGTACGTACTGCTCATTATTTTCTAAACATAAAAATCATTACAATCAACATTATTACAATTAAGATGTTGGCAATATTGCGAATAATGGTCTGGTAATCAACCACTGGTTTCATACTGTCCCATTGCTCTATGCCATTATAAACCGACTCGGCATCTGAAGTCAACAATTGTGTATTCTGCACATTTTCTCCAACAATCGCCAGATTCAGTGTTGAACGCAGCGTATCATATCTTTGCTTCTGCGGGTTAAAATAGACCCAAAACACCAAATTGTTTAAGGAAAAATTACCGCTTTGTTTTGGAATCACCTGATACTGGAACGTTTTTGCCCCAGAAATTCTGTTTTTTTGTCGCACTATATTATTTTCTATATCAGGCGGGTATACATCAAATAATGCCATATTCGTAAAAGTTGGTTCACGAATGGATTGAATATTTCCTTCGCCCACGATACTGAAATTATACCGATAACTGTTTCCCGTTTTAAGTTGACTACTGTTAATTCTTTCCTCTAACCTAAAATTTCCAACGATGACCTGATTTCCCAAGGGATGAGGTGGGAGACTCATGATTTCTATCGTGAGCGGTTTGGATGCATAGGTTTTTAACGCTACCACATCTTTTCCTTCTTCCGACTTCGTTATCATTTTCATCATCCAGCCCACGGAAGGAAGTCTAATGGATTGGTTATTTAGAGGAAAAAATGAAGCTTGATAAATCCGATACTCCGTAAATCGTTTTCCATTAATGGTTATCGGAATGTCAGGAATTTCCTGAATACCGAAATTCTCTTCCCAACAGTTGGCGGGCTTAAGTAGTTTGAGCACTTTTTCCAACTGCTTTTCTACTTCATAAAAATCCATTTCTGCGGCATTGTTCTCAGAAACGAGTAAGGAAAGCCGCAAATTAAAGCCCTGTTGCACATATACCCGCTTTTTATCTACACTAACTGCCAAAAATACTCCTTGTGAAGCCTCTTTTTCCAATTCTGCACTTATTTCAGCCGATTCTTGGGATATTTCTTCCGTCTCTTCCTCAGTGGCAGATTCCACCGTCACGGTAGTCCCCTCGGAGCGCAGGATTTGTTTATTTACTAAAATTTCTAGTGAGCCTATTGTGAACGTACCTGTTTTTACCGGGTAATAATTTTGTGAGATGGTGTAAGTCACGATGGTTTTTCCACCTACTTGATTTGTAAGGCTTGACCGCGAACTTTCTCGTTTTTGAAAATTTTTGATATTATCAGGGAATGAAATCAATGGCACCTGTTCAAGACCCGTTACTTTGACTGATATGGTAAAAGGCTCCTGTACGTTAATTTTTGTACCGCTAAATTCAATCTCAAAGGGGTTTTCAGCCACCTGCGACTGAGCTATGGATATAGTCCAAAAAAAAATCAAAAAAAGTATATATCTGTTTTCTTTTTTCATCGTTATATTTAATGCAAAATTAACAGACTCGTACGACATAATACCTACACCCAGTTCGTTAATTTACCAAAGGTCCATCCTCTTATCCATTTCTTTAAAATTATGAATCTACTATGGCGACTATGTTAGAGTTTATTAAGACTGTGCTTGTGAAAGTAAGTTTTGACAAAAAGCTGTTTGAAAAAGAGTTGCGCAAGGCACTGAAGGTATTATTGCCCGAAGATGTAAAACGGCTTAAAACGTGGTGTTACGAACATTTTAATGAAAAATACCACGTTGTATTAAATCAGTATTTTAGTAGACATCAATTGGCCCTTTAGTTTTTAAGCGCCACAAAAAAGCCCCTCGTGATCGACACGAGAGGCTTTTTTTATACATAAGGGTTTTATGCTTTTTTCTTCACTGGAGGCTTCGCTGCTGGTTGTGCAGGCTGCTCTGGTGCGGGAGGGTTCAGGAAGTCATTCGCTACTTTATTACCTGGATCAATTTCCAGTAGTTTAGTAAACCATTCCTTCGCTTTCGCTTCATCCTTCAGCGTAATCACACTGTATGCCCCAAGTACTTGATAAAACAGCTTGAAGTTGGCCTTTATAGCATCATCCATTGGAGCCGCAGAAGCAAGCTTGATATAGTTTTCCATGAGCGGAATCGCAATACCATTTGTCATGGCTTCTTCACGGGTGTAGGCAAAGTAATTAGCTTTTGCCCGTTGGCCGTGAGCATACAGATAATCTGGTTTACGCTCGATCATTTTTATATACAATGAATCTGCAGCCAAGAAGTAATTCCTCTTTTTCTCACGCAAGGCAAGAGAGTCAGGCCCCGAAGCAAACGTTCTGTTGGCCACGTTGTACAAAGGTAAAGAGAGGTTTACAAAATCCTGCAATCCAGGTGTTTTCTCACGAGCGATTACTTTCTTATAATAAACAATTGCTTTTTCGTAGTCTTTTGCAGCATTATAGAAAGCGGCGATTTCTTTGTAACCGTTGTCGACGGTATCCATTTCTGCTGCTTTCTCCAAATTCGCAACGGCGGCGGCGGTATCCGCTGGAGAAACACGCAACATCGCATTTCCAAGGTAACGATAATCGTTATCAATTGCTTTTTGTGGTGCCTGTTTCAAAAACTTATTCAGGTTTTCGATGGCTTTCTCATACTGATTTTCTTTGTACGCGGCCCATCCCATCATACGATACAACACATCGCTGGTGCGACCACTGCTCATTACTTTCGCAATTTTCGAGTTTACTTTTGAGAACTCTTCCGCTACGAAGTTAAACTGCGCACTACGCAATACTTCATCATCTGAAGCACAAGCCGTAATCTTTTCTATGTAAGCATCCATATAACGTGATGCCTGCTTATATTGACGAACATAGAAGTATAGCTCCGCGTATTCTTTGTTGGCAGGGGCATAATCAGGGTCGACTTCAATTGCTTTTTTAAAGTTGGTTTGTGCCAATTCATAATTGCGGCCACCCCAATAAATTTTAGCAACTTTAGCGAAAGCTTTTCCTAAGCCTGGCGTAACATTAATGGCATCCTCATAGGCCGATACTGCGGGTCCTGCTTCACCTTTAATATAAAAGGCATCTCCTTTGGCCATGTAAACTTCCTGATTTTTATCTCCGCCTTTCAGCATCAATGCAATGGCAATATCAGCTAATTCTACGGCTTTGGCTGGATCAGTTGTTTTGTAGATAGGTTTCATTGAATCTATCACCACATAGCCAGTATACGCTTCGCTGATACGTTGCAGTACATTTACATTCTTGTTTTTGGTTGCCTTCAGCACTTCGGCAAAAATCGTTTGGGCGCCTGTACGGTCACCTTGGGCCAAAGCAACAGCTCCCATTCCTACCTTATTGAGGTTTTCTTTGCTCTTGGGGTCTGCGGCTAAGCCTTTTTCAAATGCAGCTTTTGCGAGATCAGGCTGCTTGGTGCGGAGGTAGTAGTAGCCTAAGTAGAACTGGTTGTCAGCAGAAGGGGTGGCAGTGGCCAACTTCTCAAATGTTTCTTTCGCCAAGCAAGCCTGGTTGCCGTCCAATTGCTTTAAACCGGTGGCGATGTCTTGAGCAGAAGTCTGACTGTAGACAAACGCACTTGCTGCAAACGCTACCAACCACGATTTGAATCTAATGTTCATCTTTCAGTAGGTTGAAAATGGAGGTGATATAAAAAAAAGTTTAAATGACTCAAACAACGGGTAACAAAACTATGAAATTGTTAGATAACCGAAAAATTTTATATTTCTTTCTTTAAAATTACTTCACGATTAAATGGTTTTGCGGGCCAAAGACCGCACTTTTCAATAACTAAACTCCCCACATCCCGCATAATATAATTGACCAATCCACTCCCTAAACCCGAATGCATCTCACGACTTATAACGTACACTTTCCGATGCAGCGGGTATCTTCTCCACTTTAAATCATCTTGAAAGGGCTGATAATAATCTTCTTTGGCAGGATTGGGCTTCTCAGCTACTCCCATTACCCGCAGCCCTTGCGAAAGTTCGGCCGTAAGTGGAGCCTCTCCGTCACTTATCCAACTTACCCCAATAAACCCTAGAGCATTGGGGTGTTGCTTTACATATTCTATGACTTTTTTGTTTGACCCTGCCGAAAAAATATTAAGCCCTTTCACATCCGACAGGCCAAATTTTTTCATGATAAAATTAAGATTACTCGAATTGGCATTGTCAAATACCAAAACAATATCCTCAGCATGATTAGCACTTCCAAGCTGCCCCCACCTTTTGATTGTTCCTTTAAATATCCCAGATATTTGGTCTAGTGTAATCAGTGTATCGGGATTAGAACGGTTTATTAATAATGCAACGCCATCCGTGGCAATATGCTGAGGGTTGTATTTTATTCCTTTGGATTTAAAAACCTTCTGTTCCTCGGCCGTAAACTCACGGGTCACAAATGCTAGACGAGCGCTGTCTTTCAACATAAAAGCCGCCGCCTGATGTTCAGGAAGGTAACGAACATCAAAATGCGTTTCTGGAAAGGTATGCTCATAAGCCTGATAGACTTGATCAAGCATTGGTTGGAGAGACTCATCCGCAGTAATGGTAACCCGGCCGTGAGACGTTGAATCTTCAGGTCTCTTGCAGGAAACTATCCAAAGCACAGAAAGTATAAAGAATGAGGCTCTAAACATCTTCATTTTG encodes:
- the aroC gene encoding chorismate synthase is translated as MSSTYGKIFKIATFGESHGAAIGVVVEGCPAGVTFDLAFIQQELDRRKPGQSRITTQRREADTVQVLSGVFEEKTTGTPISMVIWNEDQRSKDYSHIADQYRPSHADFTYQTKYGVRDYRGGGRSSARETAARVAAGALAKLVLADLGVTVQGYVSQVGKLKLEKEYHELDLSLTDSNAVRCPDPVMAQEMFDFIDAIRKQGDSIGGIVSCVLKGVPVGWGEPVFDKLHAELGKAMLSINAVKGFEYGSGFAGVELLGSEHNDAFYTDEDGRVRTRTNHSGGIQGGISNGEDIFFNVAFKPVATIMQEQESVNREGEKILVQGKGRHDPCVLPRAVPIVEAMAALVLVDFYLRDRTIRHK
- a CDS encoding PstS family phosphate ABC transporter substrate-binding protein, with protein sequence MVDIDFIVDIFSTKMKMFRASFFILSVLWIVSCKRPEDSTSHGRVTITADESLQPMLDQVYQAYEHTFPETHFDVRYLPEHQAAAFMLKDSARLAFVTREFTAEEQKVFKSKGIKYNPQHIATDGVALLINRSNPDTLITLDQISGIFKGTIKRWGQLGSANHAEDIVLVFDNANSSNLNFIMKKFGLSDVKGLNIFSAGSNKKVIEYVKQHPNALGFIGVSWISDGEAPLTAELSQGLRVMGVAEKPNPAKEDYYQPFQDDLKWRRYPLHRKVYVISREMHSGLGSGLVNYIMRDVGSLVIEKCGLWPAKPFNREVILKKEI
- the dnaN gene encoding DNA polymerase III subunit beta, whose amino-acid sequence is MKFTVSSSVLLKQLAAINGVVSTNPIVPILENFLFQLDNNLLTVTASDLQTVMVTELPVESSDKGAIAIPAKLLLDTLRGLPEQPITLNIDGDTFGIEIISDNGRYKLSGENPIDFPKIPSVNRAFSVELSSHALSNAIANTLFATSTDELRPAMTGVFLQLGADYATFVATDGHRLIRYRRYDVKSLVDTTMIIPRKALNLLKTSLPSESVPVKAEFSQANAFFSFANIRMICRLIDERFPDYENAIPTNNPNVLTISRGEVLNSLRRISIYSNRTTHQIRLKLTPPNQLVISAEDLDYSNEANERLLCEYNGDEMEIGFNAKFLIEMLNNLDTSTLSFELSAPNRAGLVVPLEKEDDEDILMLVMPVMLNTYA
- a CDS encoding tetratricopeptide repeat protein, which translates into the protein MNIRFKSWLVAFAASAFVYSQTSAQDIATGLKQLDGNQACLAKETFEKLATATPSADNQFYLGYYYLRTKQPDLAKAAFEKGLAADPKSKENLNKVGMGAVALAQGDRTGAQTIFAEVLKATKNKNVNVLQRISEAYTGYVVIDSMKPIYKTTDPAKAVELADIAIALMLKGGDKNQEVYMAKGDAFYIKGEAGPAVSAYEDAINVTPGLGKAFAKVAKIYWGGRNYELAQTNFKKAIEVDPDYAPANKEYAELYFYVRQYKQASRYMDAYIEKITACASDDEVLRSAQFNFVAEEFSKVNSKIAKVMSSGRTSDVLYRMMGWAAYKENQYEKAIENLNKFLKQAPQKAIDNDYRYLGNAMLRVSPADTAAAVANLEKAAEMDTVDNGYKEIAAFYNAAKDYEKAIVYYKKVIAREKTPGLQDFVNLSLPLYNVANRTFASGPDSLALREKKRNYFLAADSLYIKMIERKPDYLYAHGQRAKANYFAYTREEAMTNGIAIPLMENYIKLASAAPMDDAIKANFKLFYQVLGAYSVITLKDEAKAKEWFTKLLEIDPGNKVANDFLNPPAPEQPAQPAAKPPVKKKA
- a CDS encoding BatD family protein, which translates into the protein MKKENRYILFLIFFWTISIAQSQVAENPFEIEFSGTKINVQEPFTISVKVTGLEQVPLISFPDNIKNFQKRESSRSSLTNQVGGKTIVTYTISQNYYPVKTGTFTIGSLEILVNKQILRSEGTTVTVESATEEETEEISQESAEISAELEKEASQGVFLAVSVDKKRVYVQQGFNLRLSLLVSENNAAEMDFYEVEKQLEKVLKLLKPANCWEENFGIQEIPDIPITINGKRFTEYRIYQASFFPLNNQSIRLPSVGWMMKMITKSEEGKDVVALKTYASKPLTIEIMSLPPHPLGNQVIVGNFRLEERINSSQLKTGNSYRYNFSIVGEGNIQSIREPTFTNMALFDVYPPDIENNIVRQKNRISGAKTFQYQVIPKQSGNFSLNNLVFWVYFNPQKQRYDTLRSTLNLAIVGENVQNTQLLTSDAESVYNGIEQWDSMKPVVDYQTIIRNIANILIVIMLIVMIFMFRK